One stretch of Paramormyrops kingsleyae isolate MSU_618 chromosome 4, PKINGS_0.4, whole genome shotgun sequence DNA includes these proteins:
- the tyms gene encoding thymidylate synthase codes for MPATSEVHGTVHGEPDRPPQAESSQMFRDERGYLDQVRYIMQHGTRKGDRTGTGVISLFGSQARYSLRDQFPLLTTKKVFWKAIVEELLWFIKGSTDAKELSAKGVKIWDANGSREFLDSCGFTFREEGDLGPVYGFQWRHFGAEYKDLHTDYTGQGVDQLQAVIDTIKKNPEDRRIIMCAWNPKDLPLMALPPCHALCQFYVCEGELSCQLYQRSGDMGLGVPFNIASYSLLTYMIAHITGLKPGDFVHTLGDAHIYTNHVEPLREQLQREPRPLPKLKILRQVERIDDFRPEDFEICGYNPHPAIKMQMAV; via the exons ATGCCCGCCACATCGGAGGTGCACGGCACCGTGCACGGCGAGCCTGACCGCCCGCCACAGGCAGAATCATCCCAGATGTTCCGCGACGAGCGCGGCTATCTGGACCAGGTTCGGTACATAATGCAGCACGGGACCCGGAAAGGGGACCGAACCGGGACCGGGGTAATCTCCTTGTTCGGGTCCCAGGCCAGGTACAGCCTTAGGG ACCAGTTTCCCCTTCTGACGACGAAGAAAGTCTTCTGGAAAGCGATTGTGGAGGAGCTGTTGTGGTTTATTAAA GGCTCCACCGACGCCAAGGAGCTGTCAGCGAAGGGCGTGAAGATCTGGGATGCCAACGGCTCCCGGGAGTTTCTGGACAGCTGCGGCTTCACCTTCCGGGAGGAGGGCGATCTGGGGCCCGTGTACGGGTTCCAGTGGAGGCATTTCGGGGCCGAATACAAGGACCTGCACACGG ATTACACAGGCCAAGGAGTGGACCAGCTCCAGGCTGTCATAGACACCATTAAGAAGAACCCAGAAGATCGGAGGATCATCATGTGCGCCTGGAATCCCAAAG ACCTGCCCCTGATGGccctgcccccctgccacgCCCTCTGCCAGTTCTATGTGTGCGAAGGGGAGCTGTCCTGCCAGCTGTACCAGAGGTCTGGAGACATGGGGCTGGGCGTACCCTTCAACATCGCCAGCTACTCCCTGCTCACCTACATGATCGCCCACATCACAGGGCTCAAG ccCGGCGACTTTGTCCACACCCTGGGAGACGCCCACATCTACACCAATCACGTCGAGCCTCTGAGGGAGCAG CTCCAGCgggagccccgccccctccccaagCTGAAGATCCTGAGGCAGGTGGAGCGCATCGACGACTTCCGTCCCGAGGATTTCGAGATCTGCGGCTacaacccccaccccgccaTTAAAATGCAGATGGCGGTCTGA
- the clul1 gene encoding clusterin-like protein 1, which yields MFEHRRGSSGITVKGTLLRTLWVPTDPASGLSQIGEKYVGEEMKRALFGVKNMKEVMENNDDKHRHLMKSLRHSIDKKKEVDQLAKEVEQNLREAEQQCQRSLKTSWEKCQPCLEDTCKTFYTSTCRRGFSSFSFKVEEFFRRMSSQFLSFDSQDEPGQQSSESPDGDLQWVEYSFTSLQNKVYDLYDKAVMLVSSMSKELDTAFQATFAANSTSRLLSPDQSVLEPGFFQGIRLDDVLESLFDFGRSVIEEFSSVITDVFDQTPQDSERVSEQQTGTGILPSRAPSQSRQLCRDLRRQSSECWQLQDHCESCQGALTHECPNVRELSTELNEVSRLLNESRQQYQEMLQVVQRHADDTITWLTAMAARFGWVAELVNGTNVDQDIFTIAAVVPHNEDIGNGTALDTTVELNILSSPKLTLYVPAELQVEEPAFIQYLVKDALDRYKQMVSSSLA from the exons atgtttgaaCACCGGAGAGGGAGTTCAGGAATAACTGTGAAAGGGACCTTACTGCGCACTTTATGGGTACCGACCGATCCCGCTTCAGGGCTGTCGCAGATCGGCGAGAAATACGTGGGCGAGGAGATGAAGAGGGCACTGTTCGGTGTGAAGAACATGAAGGAGGTCATGGAGAACAACGACGATAAACACAGGCATCTCATGAAGTCCCTGAGGCATAGCATTGATAAGAAGAAG GAGGTGGATCAGCTTGCCAAGGAGGTGGAGCAGAATCTGAGGGAGGCAGAGCAGCAGTGTCAGAGGTCCTTGAAGACCTCCTGGGAGAAGTGCCAGCCTTGCCTGGAGGACACTTGCAAGACCTTCTACACATCCACCTGCCGCCGGGGATTCTCCTCCTTCTCTTTCAAG GTGGAGGAGTTCTTCCGCAGGATGTCCTCCCAGTTTCTGTCCTTTGACAGCCAAGATGAGCCAGGTCAGCAGAGCTCAGAGAGTCCAGATGGGGACCTACAGTGGGTGGAGTACTCCTTCACAAGCCTGCAAAACAAGGTCTATGACCTCTACGACAAGGCGGTTATGCTGGTCTCCAGCATGAGCAAGGAGCTTGATACTGCCTTCCAGGCAACCTTCGCTGCCAACTCCACTTCCAGACTCCTCTCTCCAGACCAGTCCGTCCTAGAACCTGGGTTCTTCCAGGGCATCAGGCTGGACGACGTGCTGGAATCCCTCTTCGACTTCGGCAGGAGTGTCATCGAGGAGTTCAGCTCCGTGATCACCGACGTCTTTGACCAGACGCCACAGGACTCTGAGCGGGTCTCAGAGCAGCAGACAG GAACAGGGATACTCCCAAGCCGGGCTCCTTCCCAGAGTAGACAGCTCTGCAGGGATCTGCGCAGACAGAGTTCCGAATGCTGGCAGCTGCAGGACCACTGTGAGTCCTGCCAGGGGGCACTGACTCATG AGTGCCCGAACGTGAGGGAACTGTCCACGGAACTGAACGAGGTATCCCGGCTGCTCAACGAGTCCCGGCAGCAGTACCAGGAGATGCTGCAGGTGGTGCAGCGGCACGCGGACGACACCATCACCTGGCTCACCGCCATGGCTGCCAGGTTCGGCTGGGTGGCCGAGCTAGTCAACGGAACCAACGTCGACCAAGACATTTTCACCATTGCCGCT GTGGTACCACACAACGAGGATATAGGCAACGGCACAGCCTTGGATACCACGGTGGAGCTGAACATCCTGAGCTCACCTAAGCTCACCCTCTACGTCCCAGCGGAGCTGCAGGTTGAAGAGCCCGCCTTCATTCAGTACCTGGTCAAGGACGCCCTGGACCGATACAAGCAGATGGTGAG CAGCTCTCTAGCCTGA